One genomic window of Lytechinus variegatus isolate NC3 chromosome 1, Lvar_3.0, whole genome shotgun sequence includes the following:
- the LOC121431370 gene encoding caveolin-3-like: MDEKNNMPSTAVYPQYGASNGPAGPPPILNTHHSSFPPATKMAPSEEEPDPNDIYALTPHIEIAFEDTFTESETARGFHFMKDVNSSIYKYTHFAVYATLSLIVAPFMTFLWGFVFALSHLFIVWFVQPAIKNTFLWFRICSMLISASVRLFFDPCFRSAALVLSGIKGRFQMEDSEITLNLKSSQIQNV, encoded by the exons atggaTGAGAAGAATAATATGCCGAGCACCGCAGTCTACCCTCAATACGGGGCTAGCAACGGACCTGCCGGCCCTCCCCCAATTCTTAACACCCATCACAGCTCGTTTCCACCAGCAACCAAAATGGCCCCTTCCGAAGAAGAACCGGATCCAAATGACATCTACGCGCTTACTCCACACATCGAG ATTGCATTTGAAGATACCTTCACTGAATCGGAAACAGCAAGAGGATTCCATTTCATGAAAGATGTCAACAGCTCCATTTACAAATACACTCAC TTCGCGGTGTATGCCACCCTGTCTCTCATCGTGGCTCCATTCATGACATTCCTTTGGGGCTTCGTCTTTGCTCTCTCTCACCTGTTCATCGTCTGGTTCGTCCAGCCGGCCATCAAGAACACCTTCCTCTGGTTCCGTATCTGCAGCATGTTGATCTCGGCCTCGGTTCGACTCTTCTTCGACCCATGTTTCCGGTCGGCCGCCTTGGTCCTCTCCGGCATCAAGGGCCGGTTTCAGATGGAAGACTCCGAGATCACATTGAATCTGAAGTCAAGCCAAATCCAGAATGTCTAA